Proteins from a single region of Pirellulales bacterium:
- a CDS encoding molybdenum cofactor biosynthesis protein MoaE: MIRLTTDAIDLAAVLTEVASPAAGALLLFVGTTRNQSAGRATASLDYESYNDMASKLLAKLEAEARRRWELTACSIVHRLGHLEVGEASVAVAVSSPHRDAAFAAGEWLIDTLKQVVPIWKRENWADGTSTWVHPGLVGQAFQPDRTSAPPDDPD; the protein is encoded by the coding sequence ATGATCCGATTGACCACGGACGCGATCGATCTGGCTGCAGTCTTGACCGAGGTGGCTTCTCCGGCCGCGGGCGCCCTATTGCTCTTCGTGGGCACCACCCGCAACCAGTCGGCGGGCCGTGCGACTGCGTCCCTCGACTACGAATCGTATAATGATATGGCAAGCAAATTGCTGGCAAAGCTCGAGGCCGAGGCTCGCCGGCGATGGGAATTGACCGCTTGCTCGATCGTTCATCGGCTTGGGCATCTTGAGGTCGGTGAGGCGAGTGTGGCGGTCGCGGTAAGTTCGCCACACCGCGATGCTGCTTTCGCCGCGGGAGAATGGCTGATCGACACGTTGAAACAAGTGGTGCCGATTTGGAAGCGCGAAAATTGGGCCGATGGAACGAGCACGTGGGTCCATCCAGGCCTCGTAGGTCAGGCTTTCCAGCCTGACAGAACTTCAGCTCCGCCCGACGACCCTGACTAA
- a CDS encoding anaerobic glycerol-3-phosphate dehydrogenase subunit C, which translates to MDPERQRIQDDLRGLIRGDVRCDDVFLQLYATDASIYEIRPLGVVRPRNTADVVACMQYAAEKRIPIQPRGAGTGLAGESLGRGLVIDFSRYMRRIIRIDDDRVRVQPGMVHAVLNEHLALSGRLFGPDPAMSLVTTMGSVVAIDASGSHWLQYGSARRHVQSLQVVLADGTVWEVGREPIPTTADGLAPSRRQELVLRLHTLLEQNAQLIADRRPKTLLDRSGYQLSDVLDSDGLHLERLLTGSEGTLALITEATLSTVAAPRYRGVGVLFFESLERAAQAVQEILQFEPCACDLLDRRHLSLARENYPEYALLIPAETEALLVVEQSGNDAATVRQRLTQTVDRVRRKKHLAFDARQAFDREEIDLYCQLARRVVPTLHRLKGSTRPLPFVEDLAVPPAALLDFLVRMQNTLKRHQVTASLFGHVGHGQLHVRPFLDLTNAEDVRKMEDLAADLYREVLDVGGTISGEHGDGLSRTPFVRQQFGELYDVFREVKQIFDPLGILNPGKIVGDEGRSLTRDLRPQTALAEASSIGGADGAALPGGRVPAAALEPRARNGSAAATNGSAAAAFPVAAPLEMHLNWGAAMMAATARGCNGCGTCRAQSSDLRMCPIFRANPAEEASPRAKANLIRGVVAGKFDPSVLATDEMKSIADLCVNCHQCRLECPAGVDIPKLMIEAKAAYVATNGLRPSDWLLARFDLLSAWGSRFSPFANWAVGNRQARWVLEKLLGIAQGRKLPRFAPSSFLRFAARRRLTKPTRRSGRKVLYFVDTYANYHDPKLAEALVAVLEHNGVAVYVPPNQYPSGMGMISMGAVDGARRFAAKNIPLLAEAVRQGYQIIVTEPSTALCLTHEYLNLIDDDEARLVASGTVEACTYLWRLHQNGNLQLDFQPLNASLAYHTPCHSKAVLSREPASRSSLTAGVPAEHLLRLIPALSVQRVEKGCSGMAGTYGLKQANYRSSIRAGWDLISHMRRPEIQAGATECSACKMQMEQGTNKPTLHPLKLLALAYGLMPELAEKITNRGQDLFVT; encoded by the coding sequence ATGGACCCGGAGCGGCAACGCATACAAGACGACCTGCGCGGACTGATTCGCGGCGATGTGCGCTGCGACGATGTCTTTCTGCAGCTGTACGCCACGGATGCGAGCATCTACGAGATCCGCCCGCTCGGCGTGGTGCGGCCGCGCAACACTGCCGACGTCGTGGCATGCATGCAATATGCTGCCGAGAAGCGGATTCCGATCCAACCCCGCGGCGCGGGAACCGGCCTGGCCGGCGAATCGCTCGGCCGCGGGCTGGTAATCGATTTCAGCCGTTATATGCGGCGGATCATTCGCATCGACGACGATCGGGTGCGCGTCCAGCCGGGAATGGTTCACGCGGTTCTGAATGAGCATTTGGCGCTCTCGGGGCGGCTGTTCGGGCCCGATCCGGCGATGAGCCTCGTGACCACGATGGGCAGCGTCGTGGCCATCGACGCCTCGGGAAGCCATTGGTTGCAATACGGCTCGGCGCGGCGGCACGTGCAAAGCTTGCAAGTCGTGCTCGCCGACGGGACGGTTTGGGAGGTCGGCCGCGAGCCGATTCCGACGACGGCCGACGGGTTGGCCCCATCGCGGCGGCAGGAATTGGTTCTTCGTCTGCATACGCTGTTGGAGCAGAATGCCCAACTGATCGCCGACCGCCGGCCGAAGACGCTGCTTGACCGCTCCGGCTATCAATTGAGCGACGTGCTCGATTCCGACGGCTTGCATCTCGAGCGGCTTTTGACCGGTAGCGAAGGCACGCTGGCCTTGATCACCGAAGCGACGCTTTCGACCGTGGCGGCGCCGCGGTATCGGGGCGTCGGCGTGCTGTTTTTCGAATCGCTGGAGCGGGCCGCGCAGGCCGTGCAAGAGATTCTCCAGTTCGAGCCGTGTGCCTGCGATCTGTTGGACCGGCGGCATTTGAGCCTGGCACGCGAAAACTATCCCGAATACGCGTTGCTGATTCCCGCCGAGACGGAAGCGCTATTGGTGGTCGAGCAATCGGGAAACGACGCGGCCACGGTGCGCCAGCGGCTGACGCAAACCGTCGACCGCGTGCGGCGAAAGAAGCATCTTGCATTCGACGCTCGGCAAGCGTTCGATCGCGAAGAAATCGATCTCTATTGCCAGTTGGCGCGGCGCGTCGTGCCGACGTTGCACCGCTTGAAGGGCTCGACTCGTCCGTTGCCGTTCGTGGAAGACCTGGCGGTGCCGCCAGCGGCGCTGCTGGATTTTCTGGTGCGAATGCAAAACACGCTGAAGCGCCACCAGGTGACCGCGTCGCTGTTTGGCCACGTCGGTCACGGACAACTGCACGTTCGACCGTTTCTCGATCTGACGAATGCCGAAGACGTCCGCAAGATGGAAGACCTGGCCGCCGATCTGTATCGCGAAGTGCTCGATGTCGGTGGGACGATTAGCGGCGAGCATGGCGATGGCCTGAGCCGAACGCCGTTCGTGCGGCAGCAGTTCGGCGAGTTGTATGATGTGTTCCGCGAAGTGAAGCAGATTTTTGATCCGCTCGGGATTCTCAATCCCGGCAAAATCGTGGGCGACGAAGGCCGCTCGCTGACGCGCGATCTGCGTCCGCAAACAGCGCTGGCGGAGGCCAGCTCGATCGGCGGCGCCGATGGGGCGGCATTGCCGGGGGGCCGAGTTCCCGCGGCCGCATTGGAGCCCCGCGCGAGAAATGGGTCCGCGGCTGCGACCAACGGTTCAGCGGCGGCAGCATTTCCCGTCGCCGCCCCGTTGGAAATGCATTTGAATTGGGGCGCCGCCATGATGGCCGCCACGGCACGCGGTTGCAACGGCTGCGGCACGTGCCGAGCCCAATCGAGCGATTTGCGGATGTGCCCGATTTTTCGCGCCAACCCCGCCGAAGAAGCTTCGCCGCGGGCGAAAGCGAATCTGATCCGTGGCGTCGTGGCTGGAAAGTTCGATCCATCGGTTCTGGCGACCGATGAGATGAAAAGCATTGCCGATCTTTGCGTGAATTGCCATCAGTGCCGGCTCGAATGTCCGGCGGGGGTAGATATTCCGAAGTTGATGATCGAAGCCAAGGCCGCCTATGTGGCGACCAATGGTCTTCGCCCCAGCGATTGGCTCTTGGCCCGATTCGACTTGCTCAGCGCTTGGGGAAGCCGATTCAGCCCATTCGCCAATTGGGCGGTAGGAAATCGGCAGGCCCGCTGGGTGCTCGAAAAGCTGTTGGGGATTGCACAGGGGCGAAAACTGCCCCGCTTCGCGCCGTCGAGTTTCTTGCGTTTCGCGGCTCGACGCCGCTTGACCAAGCCAACTCGCCGCAGCGGCCGGAAAGTGCTCTATTTCGTCGACACCTATGCCAACTACCACGACCCCAAGCTTGCCGAAGCCTTGGTGGCCGTGCTGGAGCACAACGGTGTCGCCGTCTATGTGCCCCCCAACCAATATCCCTCGGGCATGGGAATGATCTCGATGGGTGCCGTGGATGGTGCCCGCCGGTTTGCGGCCAAGAATATTCCGCTGCTGGCCGAGGCAGTTCGCCAGGGTTATCAAATCATCGTTACGGAGCCGTCGACGGCGCTCTGCCTAACGCACGAATATTTGAATCTTATCGACGACGACGAGGCTCGGCTCGTGGCCAGCGGAACGGTGGAAGCATGCACTTATCTGTGGCGTCTCCATCAGAACGGCAACTTGCAGCTCGACTTCCAGCCGCTCAACGCATCCCTTGCCTACCATACGCCTTGCCACAGCAAAGCGGTCTTGAGCCGCGAACCTGCCTCGCGGTCGTCATTGACGGCCGGCGTGCCGGCGGAACACTTGCTGCGGCTCATCCCCGCCCTGAGTGTGCAACGGGTTGAAAAAGGATGCTCGGGCATGGCGGGTACCTACGGGCTCAAGCAGGCCAACTATCGCAGCAGCATCCGCGCCGGTTGGGATTTGATCTCGCACATGCGGCGTCCCGAGATTCAGGCCGGCGCGACCGAATGCAGTGCTTGCAAGATGCAAATGGAGCAGGGGACCAACAAACCGACGCTGCATCCTTTGAAACTGCTGGCGCTGGCCTACGGCTTGATGCCCGAACTAGCAGAGAAAATCACCAACCGCGGGCAGGATCTGTTTGTCACCTAA
- a CDS encoding MoaD/ThiS family protein has product MKLVVKLFALAKELYGDDKIAVELPPGATVGDLRVCLSAAIPALSPLIAGMLIAVNSEYALDRSPLAVGDEVACIPPVSGG; this is encoded by the coding sequence ATGAAACTCGTAGTCAAGCTATTTGCTTTGGCCAAAGAGCTTTACGGCGACGACAAGATTGCTGTCGAACTGCCGCCCGGGGCCACAGTTGGCGACTTGCGGGTGTGCCTTAGTGCCGCGATTCCGGCCCTTTCCCCGCTGATTGCCGGAATGCTGATTGCGGTAAATTCGGAATACGCCCTGGACAGAAGCCCCCTCGCAGTTGGGGATGAGGTGGCTTGCATCCCGCCGGTAAGTGGTGGATAA